The Arthrobacter russicus genome has a segment encoding these proteins:
- the lepB gene encoding signal peptidase I: protein MESSNERRAPVWLGVVFGCGLVLCLAGAVLFFVRYRVYVVPSPSMVPTLQVGDRMIADTWDRSPKAGDLVIFNARDWGAQAAASTEVKRVLAVAGDSVSCCSVGGQLGVNGQAVPEPYLNQVPGQPTVASATPFTAQVPAGRVFLLGDNRNASLDSRAQLQNQSGTIAESDIQSKVVAVGLPLERLSFVGGFGPGNFFSLLVLGTAAGVAAALLSGLALLVLWVGQFVVRRPAGR from the coding sequence ATGGAATCGAGCAATGAGCGCAGGGCGCCGGTCTGGTTAGGTGTGGTTTTCGGTTGCGGGCTGGTGCTCTGCCTGGCCGGTGCGGTGCTTTTCTTCGTGCGTTACCGGGTTTACGTGGTGCCCAGTCCTTCGATGGTCCCCACTTTGCAAGTGGGGGACCGGATGATCGCCGATACCTGGGACCGGAGTCCGAAGGCCGGCGACCTCGTAATTTTCAACGCGAGGGACTGGGGGGCCCAAGCAGCTGCCTCGACCGAGGTGAAGCGAGTGCTCGCGGTGGCCGGAGATTCCGTGAGCTGCTGTTCCGTGGGCGGGCAACTCGGGGTCAACGGGCAGGCGGTGCCCGAGCCCTACCTGAATCAGGTGCCGGGCCAGCCGACCGTGGCATCTGCGACTCCGTTCACGGCGCAAGTTCCGGCCGGCCGGGTCTTCCTCCTGGGCGACAACCGGAACGCTTCGTTGGATTCCCGGGCGCAGTTGCAGAACCAGTCCGGGACAATCGCGGAATCCGACATCCAGTCGAAAGTCGTCGCGGTTGGGCTGCCGTTGGAACGGCTTTCCTTCGTGGGCGGGTTCGGACCCGGGAACTTCTTTTCCCTGCTGGTGCTGGGCACTGCAGCCGGCGTCGCGGCGGCATTGCTTTCGGGCTTGGCGCTGCTGGTGCTCTGGGTCGGCCAGTTCGTGGTCAGGCGGCCGGCAGGACGTTGA
- a CDS encoding alpha-mannosidase, giving the protein MHDDRRLTEARLDRFVRERIAPARYRKSVPLTVTGWDVPGEPVPFDEAVGQDFAPVAEGEAWGAAWSTKWLHITGMVPEGFGGPGSKAEVVVELGYDNEMPGFQCEGIAWRRDGSIVKALSPRNKYVPLELLKGTDGTIDFFVEAAANPNVAGDWQFQPTALGDKATSGTDPIYRIGRIELAELDTEVWELSQDIWTLSGLMHELPTELPRRHEILRALERMLDVLDPDDVAGSAAAGRAELAQVLAQPAYASAHQLVATGHAHIDSAWLWPVRETIRKCARTFSNVIALMDEYPDFVFSCSSAQQLKWIKDFYPELFGRIKEKVAAGQFVPVGGMWVESDTNMPGSEAMARQFLEGKSFFRNEFGVDAKEAWLPDSFGYSGALPQIVAAAGIDWFLTQKISWNQENVMPHHTFLWEGIDGTRLFTHFPPVDTYNSELNGRELAHAQRNYREKGRSNVSLVPFGWGDGGGGPTREMVAAARRTADLEGSPAVRMASAKSFFEQAQADYPAPPVWLGEMYLELHRGTYTTQANTKKGNRRSEHLLREAELWAATAAVRCGTEYPAAEIKRLWHLVLLQQFHDILPGSSIAWVHQDAERNYAAIAVSLEQIIADSMQALVGEGDTDFSFNAAPHERDGVPALAAAPAVRSESPVQVTELDGGYVLDNGIIRAVIDSSGLVTSLMDFATGREAIAPGGAGNKLELHRDTPNAWDGWDIDEFYRRNVSFCSDVRSVTLERGGWDAVVVVERLVGSSPMTQRISLAAGSPSLTIVNRIDWQEREKLLKLGFDLDVRAERSASETQFGHIFRPTHTNTSWEAAKFEICAHRWIHVAEPGYGVAVSNASSYGHDVTRAVRGADHGTTTTVRLSLLRAPKFPDPTADQGAHELTVSIRPGASIADAVEEGYRTNLAPRVVSGAQPVEALFSVFNAALTIEAVKLAEDGSGDVVVRLYEALGERSTGLLRANFPVSEVSVTDLLEDRVDPPAGVVLGADSAELTLRPFQLVTLRFKR; this is encoded by the coding sequence GTGCACGACGATCGTCGGCTGACTGAAGCGCGTCTGGACCGGTTCGTCCGGGAACGGATCGCCCCGGCCCGTTACCGCAAATCCGTTCCCCTGACCGTCACCGGCTGGGATGTCCCCGGAGAACCGGTACCGTTCGACGAAGCCGTCGGGCAGGATTTCGCGCCGGTTGCCGAAGGCGAAGCGTGGGGTGCGGCCTGGAGCACCAAGTGGCTGCACATCACCGGCATGGTTCCCGAGGGCTTCGGCGGCCCGGGCAGCAAGGCCGAAGTCGTCGTCGAACTCGGCTATGACAATGAAATGCCGGGCTTCCAATGCGAAGGAATTGCTTGGCGGCGCGACGGCAGCATCGTCAAGGCGCTCTCGCCGCGCAACAAGTACGTGCCGTTGGAGCTGCTGAAGGGTACGGACGGCACGATCGACTTCTTCGTCGAAGCAGCGGCGAATCCGAATGTCGCGGGCGACTGGCAGTTTCAACCGACGGCCTTGGGCGACAAAGCCACCTCCGGCACGGATCCGATCTACCGGATCGGCCGGATCGAGCTCGCCGAGCTGGACACCGAAGTGTGGGAGCTCAGCCAGGACATCTGGACGCTCTCCGGACTGATGCACGAGCTGCCCACCGAGTTGCCGCGGCGGCACGAAATCCTGCGCGCGCTGGAACGGATGCTCGACGTCTTGGACCCGGACGACGTCGCAGGCAGCGCAGCGGCCGGCCGGGCCGAGTTGGCCCAGGTACTGGCGCAACCCGCATACGCTTCGGCGCACCAGCTGGTGGCGACCGGCCACGCGCACATCGATTCCGCCTGGCTCTGGCCGGTCCGTGAAACCATCCGCAAGTGCGCGCGCACCTTTTCCAACGTGATCGCCCTGATGGACGAATACCCGGACTTCGTGTTCTCCTGCTCCTCGGCGCAGCAGCTGAAATGGATCAAGGATTTCTATCCGGAGCTGTTCGGCCGGATCAAGGAAAAGGTCGCTGCGGGCCAGTTCGTCCCGGTGGGCGGCATGTGGGTCGAATCGGACACCAATATGCCCGGTTCCGAGGCCATGGCGCGGCAGTTCCTGGAAGGCAAAAGCTTCTTCCGGAACGAGTTCGGCGTGGACGCGAAAGAGGCCTGGTTGCCGGATTCCTTCGGTTACTCCGGAGCCTTGCCGCAGATCGTGGCGGCGGCCGGGATCGACTGGTTCCTGACCCAGAAGATTTCCTGGAATCAGGAGAACGTGATGCCGCACCACACCTTCCTCTGGGAAGGCATCGACGGTACCAGGCTGTTCACCCACTTCCCGCCGGTGGACACCTACAACTCCGAGTTGAACGGCCGCGAGCTGGCGCACGCGCAGCGCAATTACCGGGAGAAGGGGCGCAGCAACGTTTCCCTGGTGCCGTTCGGCTGGGGCGACGGCGGCGGCGGACCAACCCGGGAAATGGTCGCCGCAGCCCGGCGCACCGCAGACCTTGAGGGATCCCCGGCGGTCCGGATGGCCAGTGCGAAGAGTTTCTTCGAGCAGGCCCAAGCTGACTACCCGGCTCCACCGGTGTGGTTGGGCGAGATGTATTTGGAGCTGCACCGAGGCACCTACACCACGCAAGCGAACACCAAAAAGGGCAATCGGCGCAGCGAGCACTTGCTCCGCGAAGCCGAGCTCTGGGCCGCCACCGCCGCGGTGCGCTGCGGCACCGAATACCCGGCGGCGGAAATCAAGCGGCTTTGGCACTTGGTGCTGCTGCAGCAATTCCACGACATCCTGCCCGGCAGCTCGATCGCCTGGGTCCATCAGGATGCGGAGCGGAACTACGCCGCGATCGCGGTTTCCCTGGAGCAGATCATCGCGGACTCGATGCAGGCGCTGGTCGGCGAGGGGGATACCGATTTCAGCTTCAACGCCGCTCCGCACGAACGTGACGGGGTTCCGGCGCTCGCCGCCGCTCCCGCAGTGCGCAGCGAGTCCCCGGTGCAGGTGACCGAGCTGGACGGCGGTTATGTGCTGGACAACGGGATCATCCGCGCCGTGATCGACAGCAGCGGCCTGGTGACTTCCCTGATGGACTTCGCCACCGGTCGCGAGGCGATCGCTCCGGGCGGGGCCGGCAACAAACTCGAACTGCACCGGGACACCCCGAATGCTTGGGACGGCTGGGACATCGACGAGTTCTACCGGCGAAATGTGAGCTTCTGCTCGGACGTGCGTTCGGTCACCCTGGAACGCGGTGGCTGGGACGCCGTGGTGGTGGTCGAGCGGCTGGTGGGATCCTCGCCGATGACCCAGCGGATCAGCCTGGCCGCCGGATCGCCGTCGTTGACCATCGTCAACCGGATCGACTGGCAGGAACGGGAGAAACTGCTCAAACTCGGCTTCGATCTGGACGTCCGGGCCGAGCGCAGCGCCTCGGAGACCCAATTCGGCCACATTTTCCGACCGACCCACACGAACACCTCGTGGGAAGCTGCGAAGTTCGAGATCTGCGCGCACCGCTGGATCCACGTGGCAGAACCCGGGTACGGGGTCGCGGTCTCCAACGCCTCCAGTTACGGGCACGATGTGACCCGGGCAGTGCGCGGTGCGGACCACGGAACAACGACGACGGTACGGCTGTCGCTGCTGCGCGCTCCGAAGTTCCCGGACCCCACCGCGGACCAGGGAGCGCATGAACTGACGGTCTCGATCCGACCCGGCGCCAGCATCGCGGATGCGGTCGAGGAGGGTTACCGGACCAACCTCGCCCCCCGTGTGGTCTCCGGGGCACAGCCGGTGGAGGCGCTGTTCTCGGTTTTCAACGCGGCCTTGACGATCGAAGCGGTCAAGCTCGCCGAAGACGGATCCGGCGACGTGGTAGTGCGCCTCTACGAGGCATTGGGGGAACGCTCGACGGGATTGCTGCGGGCCAATTTCCCGGTCTCCGAGGTCAGCGTCACCGACTTGCTGGAAGACCGCGTGGACCCGCCGGCCGGCGTCGTGCTCGGGGCGGATTCGGCGGAACTGACCTTGCGGCCGTTCCAGTTGGTGACCCTGCGCTTCAAACGCTGA
- the fdhD gene encoding formate dehydrogenase accessory sulfurtransferase FdhD → MSRLTSLSKVTRMNADGGSRRREDVLAAEEPLEIRIGDEPFSVTMRTPGADFDLVAGFLVSEGVIAATNELISLRFCAGEDENGRQTFNVVQAQLRPDVVLPDLHRHVYTTSSCGICGTASIDAVRKSSRFAPAEAAPGFALEMLLALPDQLRTGQRIFDKTGGVHAAGLYRSNGELLCLREDVGRHNAVDKVIGWALREGRLPLRDTVLQVSGRASFELVQKAAMAGIPLLSAVSAPSSLAVQLAQESGVGLIGFNRGSSLNVYAGALPQQSEASVGSLER, encoded by the coding sequence ATGAGCAGGCTCACTTCGCTAAGCAAAGTCACCAGAATGAACGCCGACGGCGGATCGCGACGGCGTGAAGACGTGCTGGCCGCCGAGGAGCCGTTGGAGATCCGGATCGGCGACGAGCCGTTCAGCGTCACGATGCGCACCCCGGGTGCGGATTTCGACCTGGTGGCCGGGTTCCTGGTCTCCGAGGGGGTGATCGCGGCCACCAACGAGTTGATTTCGCTCCGGTTCTGCGCCGGGGAAGATGAAAACGGCAGACAGACCTTCAACGTGGTGCAGGCGCAGTTGCGCCCGGACGTGGTGTTGCCGGATCTGCACCGGCACGTTTACACGACCAGTTCTTGCGGAATCTGCGGTACCGCATCGATCGATGCGGTACGCAAATCGTCCCGGTTCGCTCCGGCCGAAGCGGCGCCCGGGTTCGCGCTGGAAATGCTGCTGGCTCTGCCGGACCAATTGCGTACCGGGCAACGGATCTTCGACAAGACCGGCGGCGTGCACGCGGCGGGGCTGTACCGCAGCAATGGGGAGCTGCTCTGCCTGCGGGAGGACGTGGGCCGGCACAATGCGGTGGACAAAGTCATCGGCTGGGCGTTGCGGGAAGGGCGGCTGCCGTTGCGGGATACGGTATTGCAGGTCTCCGGCCGGGCATCCTTCGAACTCGTGCAGAAAGCCGCGATGGCGGGCATCCCGCTGCTCTCCGCGGTCAGCGCGCCGTCGTCGTTGGCCGTCCAGCTGGCCCAGGAGAGCGGCGTCGGCCTGATCGGATTCAACCGGGGCAGCTCGCTGAACGTGTACGCGGGGGCTCTGCCGCAGCAGTCTGAAGCCAGCGTCGGGTCCCTCGAGCGCTAG
- a CDS encoding FdhF/YdeP family oxidoreductase, whose product MSNAPDEGINEADLKVGEPKTKAAGVPGVLHAMEIALKQMGPIRTAETLLRLNQKDGFDCPGCAWPEADKRHLAEFCENGAKAVAEEATRRRVSPEFFAEHSIADLLERDDYWLGQQGRLTHPMLLDDVGAADPERHYRPIEWAEAFALIKSELQAMDSPEQAIFYTSGRTSNEAAFLYQLLVRGLGSNNLPDCSNMCHESSGSALGQTIGIGKGSVSLEDIHEAKLLLIAGQNPGTNHPRMLSALEKAKRNGARIIAINPLPEAGLLRFKNPQNISGVLGDGTEIADEFLQIRIGGDQALFQFLGKLLLEAEAAGREVLDHGFIKQHTTGFADYSAAVADLDLATVLAATGLTEEQIRSLAADLIASDRTIVCWAMGLTQHKHSVATLRDVVNLLLLQGNIGKTGAGVCPVRGHSNVQGDRTMGIFEKMPESFHDALDAEFDFASPRKHGFDTVAAIHAMEQGKARVFMGMGGNFVRAAPDTDRTEAALRRTALTVQVSTKLNRSHLVTGSRALILPTLGRTERDRQSGGDQKVTVEDSMSAVHASHGRLAPASEQLLSEVAIIARLAQTMFQDDDGARLPNTPVADWAALSGDYTRIRKHIAAVVPGFSDYEAKIERPGGFVLPHGPRDGRRFATPSGKAVFTGNELEFPEIPAGRLLLQTLRSHDQYNTTIYGKDDRYRGIYGGRRVLFINEVDLDTLGFAEGDAVDLVSEWTDPKTRVCTERRAEEFRLVAYPTPVGCAAAYYPETNVLVPLESTADVSGTPTSKSVIIRLAARTPVAVG is encoded by the coding sequence ATGAGCAACGCTCCCGATGAAGGCATCAACGAAGCTGACCTGAAGGTCGGCGAACCCAAAACCAAGGCCGCCGGCGTTCCGGGGGTGCTGCACGCGATGGAGATCGCGCTGAAGCAAATGGGGCCGATCCGCACCGCTGAGACGCTGTTGCGGTTGAACCAGAAAGACGGCTTCGACTGCCCCGGTTGCGCTTGGCCGGAAGCAGACAAGCGGCACCTCGCCGAATTCTGCGAAAACGGGGCCAAAGCAGTAGCCGAAGAAGCCACCAGGCGGCGGGTTTCGCCGGAGTTCTTCGCCGAGCATTCGATTGCCGATCTGCTCGAGCGCGATGATTACTGGCTCGGCCAGCAAGGCCGGCTGACCCACCCGATGCTGCTCGACGACGTCGGCGCAGCGGACCCGGAACGGCATTACCGGCCGATCGAATGGGCTGAGGCCTTCGCCCTGATCAAGTCCGAGCTGCAGGCCATGGACTCGCCGGAACAGGCGATTTTCTACACCTCCGGCCGGACCAGCAACGAAGCCGCTTTCCTCTACCAATTGCTGGTCCGCGGACTGGGCAGCAACAATCTTCCGGATTGCTCGAACATGTGCCACGAGTCCTCCGGCTCGGCGCTCGGGCAGACCATCGGCATCGGCAAAGGATCGGTGTCGCTGGAGGACATCCACGAGGCGAAATTGCTTTTGATCGCCGGCCAGAATCCAGGCACCAACCATCCGCGGATGCTCTCCGCCCTGGAGAAGGCGAAGCGCAACGGCGCCCGGATCATCGCGATCAATCCGCTGCCCGAGGCCGGTCTGCTGCGGTTCAAAAACCCGCAGAACATCAGCGGCGTACTGGGCGACGGGACCGAAATCGCGGACGAGTTCCTGCAAATCCGGATCGGCGGCGACCAAGCGCTGTTCCAGTTCTTGGGCAAGCTGCTACTGGAAGCCGAGGCGGCCGGCCGCGAGGTCCTGGACCACGGGTTCATCAAACAGCACACCACCGGTTTTGCGGACTATTCGGCGGCGGTAGCGGATCTGGACTTGGCCACCGTTTTGGCAGCCACCGGCCTGACCGAAGAGCAAATTCGCTCGCTTGCCGCCGATCTGATCGCCTCCGACCGGACGATCGTCTGTTGGGCGATGGGCCTGACCCAGCACAAACACTCGGTCGCCACCCTGCGCGATGTGGTCAATCTGTTGCTTTTGCAAGGCAATATCGGCAAGACCGGCGCCGGCGTCTGCCCGGTGCGCGGACACTCCAATGTGCAAGGCGACCGCACCATGGGAATCTTCGAGAAGATGCCGGAATCGTTCCACGACGCGCTCGACGCGGAGTTCGATTTCGCCTCGCCGCGGAAACACGGCTTCGACACCGTCGCGGCAATCCACGCCATGGAACAAGGGAAAGCCCGGGTTTTCATGGGCATGGGCGGCAATTTCGTCCGGGCCGCCCCGGATACCGACCGCACCGAAGCGGCACTGCGCAGGACCGCGCTGACCGTGCAGGTGTCCACCAAGCTCAACCGCTCCCATCTGGTCACCGGAAGCCGGGCACTGATTCTGCCCACCCTGGGCCGGACCGAGCGGGACCGGCAATCCGGCGGAGACCAGAAGGTCACCGTGGAGGATTCGATGAGTGCGGTGCACGCCTCGCACGGACGGCTCGCCCCGGCCTCGGAGCAATTGCTTTCCGAAGTGGCGATCATCGCCCGGCTCGCGCAAACCATGTTCCAGGACGACGACGGCGCCCGGTTGCCGAACACCCCGGTGGCGGACTGGGCGGCTTTGAGCGGGGACTACACCCGGATCCGGAAACACATCGCCGCCGTGGTACCCGGATTTTCGGACTACGAGGCGAAGATCGAGCGGCCGGGCGGCTTCGTGCTCCCGCACGGCCCGCGCGACGGGCGGCGGTTCGCAACGCCCAGTGGGAAGGCCGTGTTCACCGGGAATGAGCTGGAATTCCCGGAGATCCCGGCCGGGCGCCTGTTGTTGCAGACCCTGCGTTCGCACGACCAGTACAACACCACGATCTACGGCAAGGACGATCGCTACCGCGGCATCTACGGCGGCCGTCGGGTGCTCTTCATCAACGAGGTCGACCTGGACACCCTGGGCTTCGCCGAGGGCGATGCGGTAGACCTGGTCTCCGAATGGACTGATCCGAAGACCAGAGTCTGCACGGAGCGCCGTGCCGAGGAATTCCGCCTGGTCGCCTACCCGACGCCGGTGGGCTGCGCGGCAGCCTACTATCCGGAAACCAACGTCCTGGTGCCGCTGGAATCCACCGCGGACGTGAGCGGCACGCCGACCTCGAAATCAGTGATCATCCGGTTGGCAGCCAGGACTCCGGTCGCTGTCGGCTAG